In Actinomycetota bacterium, the sequence CCTATTAACAAAATAGCAACAAAGACTCCAATAAAACCTCCAACCAACCCTTCGACTGTTTTTAATGGGCTTATTTGTGGAGCTAATTTCACTTTTCCAAACTTTGACCCAATTAAATATGCAAATGTATCATAAGCCCATGTTCCTAAAAATATTAAAAGCAATAAAAATTTACCACTTTCCATTTTATGTATTAACACACCCAAATTAATGAGCGGAAAGTAATAAAGTCCTGCTAAAGTTATAAATGAATCTATAGCATTTCTATCCTCAAATTTTATTAAAAATGAAGTGACCAAAATAATAATAACTGAAAGTGGGAGTATAAATGAGAAGAAATCAATTCCAAAAATATAAATTCCTATAGAGAGTATTACTGAAAGAATGAGACCTATAGTTATATAAGGTCTATTACCTACATTTTCAGTTATGTGATAGAATTCGTAATTTCCTAAGATTGTGAGTATGAAGGTAAATAAAAAAAATGGTAATGAATTCTTTAAGGGGTCATAAAATAATGAAAATAAGACGATTAAAACATATATAAGACCAGTTATAGTTCTTTCTTTGTATTTTGATCTTCTTTTATTCATGTTAAACTAAACCAAATCTTCTTTCTCTCACTTGATATTCAAGAATTGCTCTGAGAAAGTGATACTTATTAAAATCTGGCCATAAAACCGGAGTAAATACAAATTCTGTATAAGCCATCTGCCACAATAAAAAATTACTTATTCTTATTTCACCACTGGTTCTAATTAAAAGATCTGGATCTGGAATATCCTTCGTATATAGATAATTTCTAAAAATGCTTTCTTCTATATCACGGATTTCCATTTTTCCTTCTAATACATCCTTAGCTAAATTTTTAGCTGCTTGGGCTATCTCTTCCCTTCCACCATAACTAAATGCTATACAAACATTCATCTTTTCATTACTTTTTGTGGTTTTTTGAACATTTTTTATCGTCTCTATTATATCCTCTGCTACTCTTTCAAAATTCCCAATTATAGATATTTTTATACCCTTTTCATTAAGCTGATTTAATTCATCATGAAGACTTTTTCTAATTATTTTTAAAATACCATCAACCTCTTGTTTAGATCTATCCCAATTTTCTTGTGAAAACGCAAAGAGTGTTATATATTTTATGTTCAGGTCATATGCTATTTCTAAAACTCTTTTTATTGATTTTGTTCCCTCTATGTGACCTTTGCTTCTAGGTAACCCCCACTTTTTTGCCCATCTACCATTACCGTCCATTACTATTGCTACATGATTTGGAATATTATTTTTATCTAAACTATTAATAAGAAGTTTAGTTTGAAGATTGGGGAAATTTGAAAGTAAAGAGGACAATTTTAGGATGAATTTAGATTTATATGTCATTATATTTCCCAAATAAGCTTCTGTTTATTGAAAATATTTTCTAATATTAAACAATTTAGATTTCCATTATATCTTTTTCTTTTTTATCAAGCAGTTTCTCAATTTTCTCATTATAATATTCAATCAATTCTTGAAGTTTATCGAGAGCTTTATAATACTGATCTTCTGTTATTTCTCCATCTTCCTCATGTTTT encodes:
- a CDS encoding phosphatidate cytidylyltransferase, producing the protein MNKRRSKYKERTITGLIYVLIVLFSLFYDPLKNSLPFFLFTFILTILGNYEFYHITENVGNRPYITIGLILSVILSIGIYIFGIDFFSFILPLSVIIILVTSFLIKFEDRNAIDSFITLAGLYYFPLINLGVLIHKMESGKFLLLLIFLGTWAYDTFAYLIGSKFGKVKLAPQISPLKTVEGLVGGFIGVFVAILLIGGLLNFILNGTWGYDIFNLPLNLLLIYGLFISIFAQLGDLSESYIKRKFFIKDSGSIFPGHGGVLDRCDSLLFTIIMSYWFFKFFIT
- a CDS encoding isoprenyl transferase; the protein is MTYKSKFILKLSSLLSNFPNLQTKLLINSLDKNNIPNHVAIVMDGNGRWAKKWGLPRSKGHIEGTKSIKRVLEIAYDLNIKYITLFAFSQENWDRSKQEVDGILKIIRKSLHDELNQLNEKGIKISIIGNFERVAEDIIETIKNVQKTTKSNEKMNVCIAFSYGGREEIAQAAKNLAKDVLEGKMEIRDIEESIFRNYLYTKDIPDPDLLIRTSGEIRISNFLLWQMAYTEFVFTPVLWPDFNKYHFLRAILEYQVRERRFGLV